The stretch of DNA ACGCTGTTCCAACAAAAAGCGGAATGGTTGCTTCACTGCGTGTGGAAGTTTCCGTCGTTACAATGTTAGCAGGAACTTGTTCAATGACGAGACATTTCGACTTGCCATTGCAGCTGGTTGCAAGCCTTTCAGTGCCGGTGCGTGAAGCCCATATCAAAGTAACTTTATCGACGAATCATCCGGCTGCCAATTTAGTCCATCTCTTTCAAGGTACTCAAAATGTTTAAGTTACTGAGcttaatctaaaaaataaaaaataaaataattgaattttagatTTTCCAGTGGAAGATTCCATGTCTAACGTGATTGCTTTCAAGCATCGTAATGGGACAATAGTGTCCCTTCTGGTCTCCAAAACCACAAACAAATATCGGTTACAGTCAGACAGTTTAGCGGCGCTAGCTTTACTAGTCGATGATCTGCAGAGGCGATTACGTCTTCACTTTAGCGAAGCGGAAAACCTACAAGTGAATTTAGACTCACCCTTTCCCATTCAGGAAATATGGAATCAGGTTGAGTCTCACTATACCCTCTACACggaattgagaaaagaaatggtaaGCAAAACTAATACAATAGCACGTATCCAAGTTCAACCGTCAACTGTGTCATGCCTCGTCTTAAGATGAAACTTGGCCAAACCAGCCGTCAGTTCCAGATCATTCAACGCGTATTCCATAACAAGATTCTCAATACCAAGACGGTTGACCTCACTCAAGGCACTTTTACCGCTGTGCAGTTAGCTCAAGATCATGTCAATCGTTGCGTTCAACAAGTTGAGTTGTTGCAAGAGGTATCAGTCAACAAAACTCAAGTGGTTGGATCACATTGactcatttttgtgtttgattcACCACTAGAAATTTGAAACTGCCACTTACTCGTTGGAAGGCTCACTCAAATGTATTCTGTCTTTACTCAAAATGGAAACTGACAGTGTTAAAAAGCGAAATGTTGATTTACTTGAAAAAGCTCTACTACCTGTTGAACATCTAAATATCGATCAGGTAATAAGTGCACTATGTTTATGATTTTATCTTTCTAATTGGCGATAATGTTTAACTTAGTCTTGGCAGGAAGATATAGAAAATAAACTGAACTACCTCGTTAAACAAAGATCCTATTCAGCAACGCCAGCTGCGGTCACTGCTTCGAATTCGGctaaagaatttaatttaagtaACTTTAAAAAGATATTTCTGCAAGCTTTTGATAGCTTAATAAAAGATTTCCAACCTTAAAGAGTaaacaagtatttttttttgttttcgacatGATTACATTGTTGCCAATTTATTACTGGCGCATTTGTAAATGCCTAATGAAAGATGCCAATTATCACAGATTCAGTCAACACCAAGTTTAAAGTGGGATAGTTTTGACAACGAGAACTTCATAGTCATTATGGCTAACCTCCTCTCCTCCATAAGTGCACAAGCAAATTCCACGTGATGGATGCACCTGATAATGACAAAATTAATGagaaattgtaattaaaaaatttcaaaaaatttcaaattaccaATCCAATTGAAGTGGCTCCGTCGTGCACTACCCGCCCAATAAAGACCGATTCTTTATCGGAAGAAAATCCTCCTTGAAGCGCTCCAAATGGAATACTTCCATCACTTGCGGGGACCCAAATTAGTTCGCAGCATTTGTTGCGAACCAAAACCTGTCGACGGGCAGCaacatttactttaattttcgACATGtagatgaaattaaaaaaaaaaaatacctggtATTTTGAAGAGCCGAATTCTTCACCGCCTTTGGCCACGTAGCAACAGTTATGTGAGGGAACAATTTTGCCGGGCAGAAGAGTCCCGTCTTTTTTGACACGACCAACGTAGATTTTCTCTCCCGATGCGTCAACTCCACCAATGACAGCCCTCATCGGAACTTTCCCATCTTTCATGTCCAACCAGACTCCCGGGCGACGATAGAACGGTTTCTTACCCCCTGGAAACGGTAAGATAAGAATAAACACGGGAAAAGTCTATGTAAATAAAAAGCGAACGCTTACGCTGGCGGATCTTTTCAGGGTCTTCCTCCtccgacgaagaagaagacgacgacgaagattGCTCCTCTGAAACGATAACAGATTTGAAAAAGGATacaaaatttcgaatttttaccattttgaCTGACCGTCGTCAAAGATCCAAGTTCCCACGGAACCCCAACCGGTTGCGAAGGCAAAGTGAGTCACGTTGAACGGCTCGTCGGTATTTTCCCAACTGAGAAAGGGATCTGCATCCCCCTCTCTTCCAACTTGAATAACGTTCTGATGGAAGCGAATCCAGAAACGGCGGTACTCTTCGCAGCAGACAACATCCGGCGTTGGTTCTTCAGCCTTATCGGGCCGGCTTTGATTGAAACGAATGGCCGATTTCTGGTTACCCCATCCACCgatgaaaatttcaatcatgGGTGACGTAATTTCTTCGCTGCTGAGCAATGCAATATGAGCGTCATTTTGGCATTTCACGTCGAATGTAAGCGTGTCCCGTCCTTGgccctttccttttattgGGCGGATCACATATTGTTTGTCGTCTCCagtaaatatttctttgaaaaatcaatggcGTATTGATTcgtttagtaaaaaaaaaaacaattgcaatTGAGAATTGGTCACTAAAAGAAAGTGCTACAGAAAACAGTTACCAGTCATTGCACGATGGTTAACGCCCCAAAAATATGGAACAGCAGCGATGAAAACAGCCGAAATAGAAGGCTGTCTTACCTTCAGAACGTCCTCTgccgtaataataatagaatcaCTGCATAGAAGAAAGCAAGGCCAGCTATACGTTGCCACACAACAAACTTGCAAGCGGctgaatctgaaaaaaatgcaTTAAAATTTTGGACGTTTTCTACTCGCTTAAAGTCataggaaaatttaaaaaatacgacaGAGAGATAGTAAGATCGTGTATATTACAAATCCATtggaatgaatgaataattttctgaaaatagCGACAACAGCACCTGAACTAAAGTATGAAATACCACAAACATGATCAAGCCACTACGAATGCACGAAATTTCATCGGCAAAATCAACTGATGTAACAGTAATAAAAGCCTTCCATATTGGCTATATGACTATATCATAAACGCTAGCGCTTGGTAtgtgttttgtttggaaaagtGGAGGAAGCATATTATAATAAGATTCGACATTCGATACAGTAAGAGCTCGTGAGTTTGTACTATATCCCATCCTTGATGGTAATAAGCCTCTGTAGAATTTGAATGATTCGGTCTCCTTATTAAATTATGTATTGCCTAATTTGGATGAAGAATCCAATAGTTCACGAGCAGAGGGCTTCTGATATCTTCTTTACGCCTTCTTATTTAACTGAAGTGGATAACAAAATGGGCTCATTGGTTGTTTTTACTGCCCGGCTagataagaaataagaacATCGATTTGTAAACACATGGATATTCGAATGACAAATTTGTATGCAATACCTgtatttgaattcttttggTACCTGACAAGAACGTCAGGGGTTCACTTTCGTCATCGCTCACTTTTTCACCACCATAATCCTTCCTTCGGTAGCTAGTCATCTCAGTACCGCTAcaattgtaaaagaaaaaatccttaGTCAGTTTCAACTCCAACTCAAACCTGAGACCAATCGAAAAACCTACTCTTGGAATGAAGCTTTGCTCTGATTGACGTGGAGCCAAGCGCCCGATCTAGCCACTTCGTCACTGATGTTGACTTTCGAGCTGTTTTTGGGAATAGCCGAGTAACTCTGTCCTTTGCCATTGATGTGCGATTTGGATCCAGACTTGagcgagaaaagaaacatatcgctgttaaaaaacattttgttctCTTTGAAAGTAAATTGCCAAAAATACTTACTTCGACAAGGGGTTCTTGCTTCTTCCTGCGGAACGGCGGGATAACAGAGTCCAAAACGTGAAGCTCTTCTCTGGTGAAAACATAGTCCAAGGATTTTCGGATAAAGATCATGATCACCAACTAAAAATACCATTAAAAGGAATGATTGAAGAGCTTCGTGGtggtcaaataaaaaatgtgtccaGAATAAAATAACTACTGACCATCAAagggaaagaaatggaaatcgTTTCGTTGGTTTTGACGACCCAGAGAATGGCAAAGCAAACCAACTGGATGGCAGTGTACATGTGAACGCGCTTGAGCGGCACTTTCCTCAGGTAGTTGAAATCCGGTTGGTATTTGGCGGGCATGAACACGATTCGTAGACGATCGAAAAAGTGCATCTCTGCCAACGGTGCCGTTCCCATGTACAAGAAGACACCGTAGAGGACGGGCATGGGAATGAACTTGAGGATTGGTGTCATGAAGACGGACAAACCAACCAGCAAGAAGATGATCAAGTGAGTGACGCGCTGCTCTCTAAAATattcaacaacattttataaataagATATTTGGCGCCATGACCAGCCGAAAAAATGTCTTGTTGGTTACCGAACACCGAGGAAGACGGGCTTTTCACCAGGTGCGGCCGTCTCTGATTCTTGTTTCAGTGAATTGACGTGGTTGATGCAGATGACAGTACCGGCCACATGCCACGGCAGTCCCAAGATACCCATCAGAGCCGTCAGAATggccaaaacaaacaaatccaaATGGTAGCCGCATCCTTTCTGTTTGaaggcaaacaacaaaaatttcgaaattagAAAACTTGATGAATCTTGATTCGTAAAAATCGTGCGCGTCATGGCGCCACAGACAACAGTGGCCAAAACTTTCACAGCCACTCACTTTCAGTTTGTTCTCTTTGCGGTTGACGATGACTGCAGTAATTTGCTGGTCAAGGAAAAGTAGAATGGTTGCTAGGGCGGCTGGCAACATGGCACCCGGAATGATCCACCAAGGATTGTCCGGATGGATAGGGTTGACAGTCCAGCCACGTCCTGACCAAGTTGGCTTGAAATCACTGGGAACCTGATAAGTTATCCAGTTACAGAAAAACAGTCTTTCAATTGATTAGTAGTAAGTTTCTTTATACATGAAGCTTTGGAGTGTGAACACCGGCGTAGTAATCCAAACCAGTCATTGAACAAATGGCGATAAAGACGGCGAAATCACTAATCGTGCTGCGGACCTATTTCGTTCACAAAAGGAAAGTGctatttaaatacaaaaatgggaaaagaattGTAGAAAAAGTGGCTACTTTGTAAGGGAAGTAGAGAGTGTGTTTGAGTCCTTTAAGAGTCACGCAGACGCTGTACGTAAAAACGGACAAGAGTACGGACATCAGGAAAACATTGGGATACCACTCCTTCGGGAA from Daphnia pulex isolate KAP4 chromosome 4, ASM2113471v1 encodes:
- the LOC124192891 gene encoding uncharacterized protein LOC124192891 — translated: MTEIFTGDDKQYVIRPIKGKGQGRDTLTFDVKCQNDAHIALLSSEEITSPMIEIFIGGWGNQKSAIRFNQSRPDKAEEPTPDVVCCEEYRRFWIRFHQNVIQVGREGDADPFLSWENTDEPFNVTHFAFATGWGSVGTWIFDDEEQSSSSSSSSSEEEDPEKIRQRGKKPFYRRPGVWLDMKDGKVPMRAVIGGVDASGEKIYVGRVKKDGTLLPGKIVPSHNCCYVAKGGEEFGSSKYQVLVRNKCCELIWVPASDGSIPFGALQGGFSSDKESVFIGRVVHDGATSIGLVHPSRGICLCTYGGEEVSHNDYEVLVVKTIPL